In Hyphomicrobiales bacterium, a single window of DNA contains:
- a CDS encoding NifU family protein: MFIQTEATPNPATLKFIPGKPVLPGSTRDYRSPGEAGESPLASKLFGIKGVSGVFLGHDFVTVSRKDAEWQQLKPAVLGAIMDHYLSGAPVLAGAATAAADEEFFDESAGDTVKTIKDLLDSRVRPAVAQDGGDITFKGFKDGVVYLNMKGSCAGCPSSTATLKHGIENLLRHFVPTVQEVRQI, encoded by the coding sequence ATGTTCATTCAGACCGAAGCCACGCCCAATCCCGCCACCTTGAAGTTCATTCCCGGAAAGCCGGTCCTGCCGGGTTCGACCCGTGACTACCGCTCACCCGGCGAAGCGGGCGAATCGCCGCTGGCCAGCAAGCTGTTCGGCATCAAGGGCGTGTCGGGCGTGTTCCTCGGCCATGACTTCGTGACCGTCTCGCGCAAGGACGCGGAATGGCAGCAACTGAAGCCCGCCGTGCTCGGCGCCATCATGGATCACTATCTCTCCGGCGCGCCAGTGCTGGCCGGTGCCGCCACCGCCGCAGCGGACGAGGAATTCTTCGACGAGTCCGCCGGCGACACCGTGAAGACCATCAAGGACCTGCTCGACAGCCGTGTGCGCCCCGCCGTGGCGCAGGATGGTGGCGACATCACCTTCAAGGGTTTCAAGGATGGCGTTGTCTATCTCAACATGAAGGGTTCATGTGCCGGCTGCCCGTCGTCCACGGCCACGCTCAAGCACGGCATCGAGAACCTGCTCCGCCACTTCGTGCCGACGGTGCAGGAAGTCCGCCAGATCTGA
- the murJ gene encoding murein biosynthesis integral membrane protein MurJ has translation MSLLKSAGRVGALTLASRFLGFFRDQLIAFTFGTGWVADAFVVAQRLPNLFRALFAEGAFNNAFVPLFTRKHEGEGDAKAFQFSQDALSVMAFWMLIFCGAAMAFMPWIFPLFAQGFSDEPQTRDLGIELTRICFPYLGFMSLAALLGGVLNSLGRYTAAAAAPILLNICMITFNLAGWWMGLGNSPDSGRLQAWAVTVAGVAQLALLMIAAARAGAPVWPRLPRLTPDVKVLLMKSVPGIISGGVTQINLAVATALATSFAGGASSLYYADRLFQLPLGVIGVAIGVVLLPTLSRKLRAGDTAGALEVKNRALEAALFLTLPAAIALIIIGRPILHVVYEHGAFTRDATLAVMPALAAFAVGLPAFTLTKVFQPAFYAREDTRTPMYFAMATVAVNIALSILLSRYLQHVGIALASSIAAWLNALALIFTAVRRGYYSADQRFRSRLPRILLSAAIMGAVLWGLLTFLLASNYADRAGFIAALWGLLVLLLAGVASYFGVAQVTGAFRLSELRKPPSK, from the coding sequence ATGTCGCTTCTGAAATCAGCGGGCCGTGTCGGGGCCCTCACGCTTGCCTCGCGCTTCCTCGGCTTCTTCCGCGACCAGCTCATCGCCTTCACCTTCGGCACGGGGTGGGTGGCGGATGCCTTCGTGGTGGCGCAGCGCCTTCCCAACCTGTTCCGCGCGCTGTTTGCCGAAGGCGCCTTCAACAACGCCTTCGTGCCGCTGTTCACCCGCAAGCACGAAGGCGAGGGCGATGCCAAGGCCTTCCAGTTCTCGCAGGATGCGCTGTCGGTCATGGCCTTCTGGATGCTGATCTTCTGCGGTGCGGCCATGGCGTTCATGCCGTGGATCTTCCCGCTCTTCGCGCAGGGCTTCTCGGATGAACCCCAGACGCGCGATCTCGGCATCGAGCTGACACGGATCTGTTTTCCCTATCTCGGCTTCATGTCGCTGGCGGCGCTGCTGGGCGGCGTGCTCAACAGCCTGGGGCGCTACACGGCGGCGGCGGCGGCTCCCATCCTCCTCAACATCTGCATGATCACCTTCAACCTCGCGGGCTGGTGGATGGGTCTTGGCAACTCGCCGGACAGCGGACGTTTGCAAGCCTGGGCCGTCACGGTTGCAGGTGTTGCACAATTGGCGCTGCTGATGATTGCGGCGGCGCGCGCTGGCGCGCCGGTGTGGCCGCGCCTGCCGCGCCTCACGCCCGACGTGAAGGTTCTCCTGATGAAATCCGTGCCCGGCATCATTTCGGGCGGGGTCACGCAGATCAACCTCGCTGTGGCCACGGCGCTCGCCACCTCTTTCGCGGGCGGGGCCTCCTCTCTTTATTATGCCGACCGCCTGTTCCAGCTGCCGCTCGGCGTCATTGGCGTGGCAATCGGTGTCGTGCTGCTGCCCACGCTGTCGCGCAAGCTGCGGGCGGGTGATACGGCGGGCGCGCTTGAGGTGAAGAACCGCGCGCTGGAGGCAGCCCTCTTCCTCACGCTGCCAGCGGCGATCGCCCTCATCATCATCGGCCGTCCCATCCTGCATGTGGTCTACGAGCATGGCGCCTTCACGCGCGACGCAACACTCGCGGTGATGCCTGCCCTTGCGGCCTTCGCCGTGGGTCTTCCCGCCTTCACGCTCACCAAGGTGTTCCAGCCCGCCTTCTATGCCCGCGAGGATACCAGGACGCCCATGTATTTCGCCATGGCGACGGTGGCCGTGAACATTGCGCTGAGCATCCTGTTGTCGCGCTACCTGCAGCATGTGGGCATCGCGCTTGCCTCCAGCATCGCGGCGTGGCTCAATGCCCTGGCGCTGATCTTCACCGCCGTGCGCCGCGGCTATTATTCCGCCGATCAGCGCTTCCGCAGCCGCCTGCCGCGCATCCTGCTGTCGGCGGCCATCATGGGCGCGGTGCTGTGGGGCCTCCTCACCTTTCTCCTCGCCAGCAACTATGCGGACCGCGCCGGCTTCATTGCAGCGCTGTGGGGCCTTCTCGTGCTGCTGCTGGCGGGCGTTGCCTCCTATTTCGGCGTGGCCCAGGTGACGGGCGCCTTCCGCCTTTCTGAGTTGCGCAAGCCGCCGAGCAAATAG
- a CDS encoding [protein-PII] uridylyltransferase, translating into MTTPLAPDQFPSALTALLEPPGQTPLALRTAASKLVRDCLTTLRSNAEAQLMRHGHGTACAMMLSDGEDAIIRALSDFARNDVFKSGELPLAIVAVGGYGRGTLAPGSDIDLLFLTPSIEERRVGEVVEFLLYALWDARQKVGHATRTVADCVRLAKTDNTIMTAVLEARFICGDAALFAELQSQYRSGILQKEARRFVTDKLAERDNRHAKSGESRYAVEPDLKDGKGGLRDLHTLFWIAKFLFDANSPAELAEKGAFSRDDLRRFQKAEDFLWAVRCHLHFIAKRGEDKISFDRQGELAERLGYKAHGGLKHVERFMKHYFLVAKEVGDLTRIFCASLEARHLKEPRSFRRIIGRLLPRGRTKAMGRSFRIDGARLTTTGEDVFAKDPVNLLRIFKASASEGLEIHPDALKQVRSSLRLIDEALRGNAEANAVFLDILTTSDDPESILRLMNEAGVLGRFIPDFGKVVAMMQFNMYHHYTVDEHLIRTVGVLRRIETGTLSGDHPLSVRLFPTLTSRRALYVAALLHDVAKGRPEDHSVAGERIALSVCPRLGLDAADTETVAWLIRHHLLMSETAQMRDLNDFKTILDFTSVVQSPERLKLLLILTVADIRAVGPGVWNGWKGQLLRTLYSETEPVLTGGHAATSRKERVTAAQNEFLAQHPAWTEEQRKREAARHYDAYWLNVPLEQQMRHQALIARAPDRDVITQTRSDVFTAVTEITVYAPDHPRLLALITGACAAANANIIGAQIFTTADGMALDTILLRREFKMDEDENRRAARVADTIARTLRGQLRLKDALRNVPDLTERVKAFSVAPRVIIDNTSSNRQTVVEINGLDRVGLLHALTEALFHLNLNIASAHITTFGEKAIDVFYVTDLTGAKIENPTRHAQIEKRLMQVLAPEAETLRTGT; encoded by the coding sequence ATGACCACGCCGCTCGCGCCCGACCAGTTTCCATCGGCCCTCACGGCCCTGCTTGAACCGCCGGGGCAGACGCCGTTGGCCTTGCGTACCGCCGCCTCGAAACTCGTCCGCGATTGCCTCACCACCTTGCGCAGCAATGCCGAAGCGCAATTGATGAGGCACGGCCACGGCACCGCCTGCGCCATGATGCTCTCGGACGGCGAAGACGCCATTATCCGAGCGCTGTCCGATTTTGCCCGCAATGACGTGTTCAAATCAGGAGAACTGCCGCTCGCCATCGTCGCCGTCGGCGGCTACGGGCGCGGCACGCTGGCACCGGGATCGGACATCGATCTCCTCTTCCTCACGCCCTCGATCGAGGAGCGGCGCGTGGGCGAGGTGGTGGAGTTCCTGCTCTATGCCCTCTGGGATGCGCGCCAGAAGGTTGGTCACGCCACCCGCACCGTGGCGGACTGCGTGCGCCTCGCCAAGACCGACAACACCATCATGACAGCCGTGCTGGAGGCGCGCTTCATCTGCGGTGACGCCGCGCTCTTTGCCGAACTGCAATCGCAATACCGCAGCGGCATCCTGCAGAAGGAAGCGCGCCGCTTCGTCACCGACAAGCTGGCCGAGCGCGACAACCGCCATGCCAAGTCCGGCGAGAGCCGCTACGCGGTGGAGCCCGACCTCAAGGACGGCAAGGGGGGCTTGCGCGACCTTCACACCCTGTTCTGGATCGCCAAGTTCCTCTTCGATGCCAACTCGCCCGCCGAGCTGGCCGAGAAGGGTGCCTTCTCCCGGGATGACCTGCGCCGCTTCCAGAAAGCGGAAGATTTTCTCTGGGCGGTGCGCTGCCACCTGCACTTCATCGCCAAGCGTGGCGAGGACAAGATTTCCTTCGACCGCCAGGGCGAACTTGCCGAACGCCTGGGCTACAAGGCCCATGGCGGCCTGAAGCATGTCGAGCGCTTCATGAAGCACTACTTCCTGGTGGCCAAGGAGGTGGGCGACCTCACGCGCATCTTCTGCGCCAGCCTGGAGGCCCGGCACCTGAAGGAACCGCGCTCCTTCCGCCGCATCATCGGGCGGCTGCTGCCGCGGGGCCGGACGAAGGCCATGGGCCGTTCGTTCCGCATCGACGGGGCGCGGCTGACAACAACCGGCGAGGACGTGTTCGCCAAAGACCCGGTCAACCTGCTCCGCATCTTCAAGGCATCGGCCAGCGAGGGCCTCGAAATCCATCCCGACGCCCTGAAGCAGGTGCGGAGTTCGCTGCGCCTGATCGACGAGGCGTTGCGCGGCAATGCCGAGGCCAACGCCGTCTTCCTCGACATCCTCACCACGTCGGACGATCCGGAATCGATCCTGCGGCTGATGAACGAGGCGGGCGTGCTGGGCCGCTTCATCCCCGACTTCGGCAAGGTCGTGGCGATGATGCAGTTCAACATGTACCATCACTACACGGTGGACGAACACCTGATCCGCACCGTGGGCGTGCTGCGGCGGATCGAGACGGGCACCTTGTCGGGCGACCATCCGCTTTCGGTGCGGCTCTTCCCCACGCTCACTTCGCGGCGCGCGCTTTACGTGGCGGCGCTGCTGCACGACGTCGCCAAGGGCAGGCCCGAGGACCATTCGGTGGCGGGCGAGAGGATCGCGCTTTCCGTGTGCCCGCGGCTCGGCCTCGATGCGGCCGATACCGAGACGGTGGCCTGGCTCATCCGCCATCACCTGCTGATGAGCGAAACCGCGCAGATGCGCGACCTGAACGACTTCAAGACCATCCTCGATTTCACCTCCGTGGTGCAAAGCCCGGAGCGGCTGAAGCTGCTGCTCATCCTCACGGTGGCCGACATCCGCGCCGTGGGGCCGGGCGTGTGGAACGGATGGAAGGGGCAGTTGCTGCGCACGCTCTATTCCGAAACCGAACCGGTGCTGACGGGCGGCCACGCCGCTACCTCGCGCAAGGAGCGCGTCACCGCCGCGCAGAACGAATTCCTCGCGCAGCACCCGGCGTGGACAGAGGAGCAGCGCAAGCGCGAGGCGGCGCGGCACTATGATGCCTACTGGCTCAACGTGCCGCTCGAGCAGCAGATGCGCCACCAGGCCCTCATCGCCCGCGCTCCCGACCGCGATGTCATCACCCAGACGCGGAGCGATGTCTTCACGGCGGTGACCGAGATCACCGTCTATGCGCCCGATCATCCGCGCCTGCTCGCACTCATCACCGGGGCCTGTGCGGCCGCCAATGCCAACATCATCGGGGCGCAGATCTTCACCACAGCGGACGGCATGGCGCTCGATACGATCCTGCTGCGGCGCGAATTCAAGATGGACGAGGATGAAAACCGCCGGGCCGCGCGCGTCGCCGACACCATTGCCCGCACGCTGCGTGGCCAGCTGCGCCTCAAGGATGCGCTCCGCAACGTGCCGGACCTGACGGAGCGGGTGAAGGCCTTCTCGGTTGCGCCCCGCGTCATCATCGACAACACCTCGTCGAACCGGCAGACCGTGGTGGAGATCAACGGGCTCGACCGCGTCGGCCTGCTCCATGCCCTCACAGAGGCGCTGTTCCACCTCAATCTCAACATCGCCTCGGCGCACATCACCACTTTCGGCGAGAAGGCCATCGACGTGTTCTATGTGACCGACCTCACCGGTGCCAAGATCGAGAATCCGACCCGCCATGCCCAGATCGAAAAACGCCTGATGCAAGTGCTCGCCCCCGAGGCCGAGACGCTCAGGACGGGGACATGA
- the trpS gene encoding tryptophan--tRNA ligase produces the protein MSQFRPRVLSGMQPTGNLHLGNYLGAMLNWIKMQETHETLYCVVDLHAITQGVSVWGGPQVLHKAILDVTAAYIACGLDPRKSILFNQSQVAEHAELAWVLNCVARLGWLDRMTQFKEKAGKDKERASVGLYDYPVLMAADILIYKATHVPVGEDQKQHLELTRDIAQKFNLDFAESIAANGFGEAFFPITDPVIQGPATRVMSLRDGTKKMSKSDPSDLSRINLTDSADDIARKIRKAKTDADGLPSEAKGLEGRPEAENLVGIYAALVGHSVDQVLADFGGGQFSGFKNALADMAVVKLAPIAGEMNRLRADPGYVEAVLKDGAARARAIAQPVMRDVRKIMGFVVS, from the coding sequence ATGAGCCAGTTCCGCCCCCGCGTCCTGTCGGGCATGCAGCCCACCGGCAACCTGCACCTCGGCAATTACCTCGGCGCCATGCTGAACTGGATCAAGATGCAGGAGACGCACGAGACGCTCTATTGCGTCGTCGACCTCCATGCGATCACCCAAGGTGTTTCCGTCTGGGGCGGACCGCAGGTTCTGCACAAGGCGATCCTCGACGTGACGGCGGCCTACATCGCCTGCGGCCTCGATCCCAGGAAGTCGATCCTCTTCAACCAGTCGCAGGTGGCCGAACACGCCGAACTGGCCTGGGTGCTCAATTGCGTGGCCCGCCTCGGCTGGCTCGACCGCATGACGCAGTTCAAGGAGAAGGCGGGCAAGGACAAGGAACGCGCCTCCGTCGGTCTCTATGACTATCCCGTGCTGATGGCCGCCGACATCCTCATCTACAAGGCGACGCACGTGCCGGTGGGCGAGGACCAGAAGCAGCACCTGGAACTGACGCGCGATATCGCCCAGAAGTTCAACCTCGATTTTGCCGAGTCCATTGCGGCGAACGGTTTTGGCGAGGCCTTCTTCCCGATCACCGACCCCGTCATCCAGGGACCGGCGACGCGCGTCATGAGCCTGCGCGACGGCACCAAGAAGATGTCGAAGTCCGATCCCTCCGACCTGTCGCGCATCAACCTCACGGATTCCGCCGACGACATCGCCAGGAAGATCCGCAAGGCCAAGACCGACGCCGATGGCCTGCCCAGCGAGGCCAAGGGCCTCGAAGGCCGGCCCGAGGCGGAAAACCTCGTCGGCATCTATGCCGCGCTTGTCGGACACAGCGTCGACCAGGTGCTGGCGGACTTCGGCGGCGGCCAGTTCTCGGGCTTCAAGAACGCGCTGGCCGATATGGCGGTGGTCAAGCTCGCTCCCATCGCGGGCGAAATGAACCGGTTGCGCGCCGATCCCGGTTACGTGGAGGCGGTGCTCAAGGATGGTGCGGCGCGTGCCCGGGCCATTGCACAACCTGTGATGCGTGACGTGCGCAAGATCATGGGATTTGTTGTTTCCTGA
- the mutS gene encoding DNA mismatch repair protein MutS → MAQYLEIKKAHPHSLLFYRMGDFYEMFFADAEVASSVLGIALTKRGKHLGDDIPMCGVPVHAVDHYLQKLIRHGHKVAICEQMEDPAEARKRGAKSVVRRDVIRLITPGTITEDTLLDTGSVNHLTALAWLRGSDELALAWCDISTGDLSVTVSERTRLSADLARIAPSELIIADSALDEPQLGRMARECGAALSPLPLSRFDATAAEHRLTQHFAVASLAGFGSFSRAETAALGALLDYIQLTQVSQMPHLRPPRQDNPAQGLLIDAATRANLELTRTLSGERQGSLLATIDRTVTASGRRRLAGLLAQPLADPAAIAARLDGVAAFAAADAMRAALRDTLAAMPDLERALARLSANRGGPRDLAMIRDGLLAAQRIVERLSGHGDLPAALTDCMTVIAAAPRDMAERLGAALAAELPHLARDGGFIAAGYLADLDTQRALRDDTRQVIAALQARYAEMTGVRTLRIKHNNILGYFIEVNAQQAEAMQSPELPTKFQHRQSMAGAMRFSTPELMDLEQKIAGASERALAIELSLFHDFVSAVMAAKDAVSACAAALSSLDCLSALAELAVRENYVRPTVDTSAAFDVRGGRHPVVEAALAKAGDTRFTPNDCALGGEAERVWLLTGPNMAGKSTFLRQNALIAILAQMGSFVPAQSAHIGVVDRLFSRVGAADDLARGRSTFMVEMVETAAILNQATPRSLVILDEIGRGTATFDGLSIAWAALEYLHEVNRCRALFATHYHELNVLTGTLASLTARTMAVKEWKGDIIFLHDVVKGAADRSYGIQAARLAGLPSAVITRAFEVLKHLEQQRDEKPAGHFADDLPLFSLARAATAQPQPDSGPDLLREKLAGLDPDQLTAREALTLLYELKTLSGKDGASS, encoded by the coding sequence ATGGCGCAGTACCTGGAGATCAAGAAAGCCCATCCCCACAGCCTGCTCTTCTACCGCATGGGCGATTTCTACGAGATGTTCTTTGCCGATGCGGAAGTGGCATCCTCGGTGCTGGGCATTGCGCTCACTAAGCGCGGCAAGCACCTGGGCGATGACATTCCCATGTGCGGCGTTCCCGTCCATGCCGTCGATCACTATCTGCAGAAGCTCATCCGTCACGGGCACAAGGTGGCGATCTGCGAACAGATGGAAGATCCGGCCGAGGCGCGCAAGCGCGGGGCCAAGTCGGTGGTGCGGCGTGACGTCATCCGCCTCATCACGCCCGGCACCATCACCGAGGACACGCTGCTCGACACCGGCAGCGTCAATCATCTGACCGCGCTTGCGTGGCTGCGTGGCAGTGACGAACTGGCCCTGGCCTGGTGCGACATCTCCACTGGCGATCTCTCGGTCACGGTGAGCGAGCGCACCAGGCTCTCCGCCGACCTCGCCCGCATCGCGCCATCGGAACTCATCATCGCCGACAGCGCGCTCGATGAACCACAGCTTGGGCGCATGGCGCGGGAGTGCGGCGCGGCCCTGTCGCCACTTCCCCTCAGCCGCTTTGACGCAACCGCCGCCGAGCACCGGCTGACCCAGCACTTTGCCGTGGCAAGCCTTGCCGGCTTCGGCTCGTTTTCACGGGCCGAGACGGCGGCGCTTGGCGCGCTTCTCGACTACATCCAGCTCACGCAGGTCTCGCAGATGCCGCACCTGCGGCCACCCCGGCAGGACAATCCGGCGCAAGGGCTGCTCATCGATGCGGCCACCCGCGCCAACCTCGAACTCACCCGCACGCTTTCCGGCGAACGGCAGGGAAGCCTGCTCGCCACCATCGATCGCACCGTGACCGCCAGCGGGCGGCGCAGGCTCGCGGGACTCCTCGCCCAACCCCTTGCGGACCCTGCGGCCATCGCGGCACGCCTTGATGGCGTCGCGGCCTTCGCTGCGGCGGATGCCATGCGGGCGGCACTGCGCGATACACTGGCGGCAATGCCGGACCTGGAACGGGCCCTGGCGCGACTCTCGGCCAACCGCGGCGGTCCCCGCGACCTCGCCATGATCCGTGACGGACTGCTGGCCGCACAGCGCATCGTGGAACGGCTGTCGGGTCATGGCGATCTTCCGGCGGCACTCACCGATTGCATGACGGTCATCGCGGCTGCACCGCGCGACATGGCGGAGAGGCTCGGCGCGGCGCTGGCGGCGGAACTGCCCCATCTCGCCCGCGACGGCGGCTTCATCGCGGCTGGCTACCTTGCCGACCTCGACACGCAGCGGGCGCTCCGCGACGACACGCGCCAGGTGATCGCGGCCCTTCAGGCGCGCTATGCCGAGATGACCGGGGTGCGCACGCTCCGCATCAAACACAACAACATCCTCGGCTACTTCATCGAGGTGAATGCCCAGCAGGCCGAGGCGATGCAGTCGCCGGAGCTGCCCACCAAATTCCAGCACCGGCAGAGCATGGCGGGCGCCATGCGCTTTTCGACGCCGGAACTCATGGACCTGGAGCAGAAGATCGCGGGCGCCTCCGAGCGGGCCCTGGCCATCGAGCTCTCCCTCTTCCACGATTTCGTCTCCGCCGTCATGGCCGCCAAGGATGCGGTTTCCGCCTGTGCCGCAGCGCTTTCCAGCCTTGATTGCCTGTCGGCGCTGGCGGAACTGGCGGTGCGCGAGAATTACGTGCGGCCCACCGTCGATACCTCCGCCGCCTTCGATGTACGCGGTGGCCGCCATCCCGTCGTGGAAGCGGCGCTGGCGAAGGCGGGCGATACGCGCTTCACGCCCAATGACTGCGCGCTGGGTGGCGAGGCGGAACGCGTGTGGTTGCTCACCGGTCCCAACATGGCGGGCAAATCCACCTTCCTCCGCCAGAATGCGCTCATCGCCATCCTGGCGCAGATGGGAAGTTTCGTGCCGGCGCAATCCGCCCACATCGGCGTCGTGGACCGCCTGTTCAGTCGCGTCGGTGCGGCCGATGACCTGGCGCGCGGACGTTCCACCTTCATGGTGGAGATGGTTGAGACGGCGGCAATCCTCAACCAGGCGACGCCGCGCTCGCTCGTCATCCTCGACGAGATCGGCCGGGGTACGGCAACCTTCGACGGCCTCTCGATCGCCTGGGCGGCCCTCGAATACCTGCATGAGGTGAACCGCTGCCGGGCGCTCTTCGCCACCCACTATCACGAACTCAACGTCCTCACCGGTACGCTCGCCAGCCTCACGGCGCGCACCATGGCGGTGAAGGAATGGAAGGGCGACATCATCTTCCTGCATGATGTGGTGAAGGGGGCAGCCGACCGTTCCTACGGCATCCAGGCGGCACGGCTTGCCGGCCTGCCGTCCGCCGTGATCACGCGGGCCTTCGAGGTGCTGAAGCATCTCGAACAGCAGCGGGACGAGAAGCCCGCCGGGCATTTTGCCGACGACCTGCCGCTGTTCTCGCTCGCCCGTGCCGCCACGGCGCAGCCACAACCCGACTCCGGCCCAGACCTGTTGCGTGAGAAACTGGCAGGACTGGATCCCGACCAGCTTACGGCACGGGAGGCGCTCACTCTGCTCTATGAATTGAAAACGCTTTCGGGCAAGGACGGCGCGTCATCATGA